The Austwickia sp. genome includes a region encoding these proteins:
- a CDS encoding cell division protein FtsW produces MSSNIEPDRAREGRADVTTSTDRREGALAGATAAPAPDADQAGGRPPEPHPLLARLDSPLSTYYLLVGSISALLGIGLIMVLSASSVSSLRDNNSMFTVGLNQAKFAAIGVVGAVVVSRLPVRTWQRLGVGVIAGAIVMQLLVFTSLGHEVLGNRNWLRFGGFSVQPSEFGKLGIILYGAHILTVKRRLLGDWRHAVIPLVPAAGLVIALVLAGGDLGTTIVLIGILFSILWTSGLSARLFGFAAAGGAVLVLIMARASQNRMARITSWLSCDTNSDDALCWQSKNGAFALADGGLLGQGPGASREKWGWLPEQHNDFIFAIIGEELGLVGTLTILLLIGLITYACYRVILQTDDRFVRIATAGVMGWIVVQSVVNIGAVLGLLPVIGVPLPLVSAGGSALITTLLGLGMVISFARSEPACARALAGRPRVLARSLSVMSPLRKRTR; encoded by the coding sequence ATGTCGAGCAACATCGAGCCGGATCGAGCACGCGAGGGGCGAGCTGACGTGACGACGAGTACCGATCGCCGCGAGGGGGCGTTGGCGGGGGCGACCGCGGCCCCCGCGCCCGACGCGGACCAGGCAGGGGGGCGGCCGCCGGAGCCGCATCCGCTGCTGGCACGCCTGGACAGCCCGCTATCGACGTACTACCTCTTAGTCGGCTCCATCTCCGCACTCCTCGGCATCGGCCTGATCATGGTGCTCTCGGCCTCCAGCGTGTCCTCGCTGCGGGACAACAACTCCATGTTCACGGTGGGCCTGAACCAGGCCAAGTTCGCGGCGATCGGCGTCGTCGGTGCCGTGGTCGTCAGCAGGCTCCCCGTGCGCACCTGGCAGCGGCTGGGCGTGGGGGTGATCGCCGGGGCCATCGTCATGCAGCTGCTCGTCTTCACCAGCCTCGGCCATGAGGTTCTCGGCAACCGCAACTGGCTGCGGTTCGGCGGCTTCAGCGTGCAACCGAGCGAGTTCGGCAAGCTCGGCATCATCCTCTACGGGGCGCACATCCTCACCGTCAAGCGGCGGTTGCTGGGCGATTGGCGACACGCGGTCATCCCCCTGGTCCCAGCGGCGGGCCTCGTCATCGCGCTGGTCCTTGCGGGAGGCGACCTCGGGACGACGATCGTGCTGATCGGGATCCTCTTCTCGATCCTGTGGACGTCCGGGTTATCGGCCCGGTTGTTCGGCTTCGCCGCCGCCGGCGGCGCGGTGCTCGTGCTCATCATGGCCCGCGCCAGCCAGAACCGCATGGCGCGCATCACGAGCTGGCTGAGCTGCGACACAAACTCGGACGACGCCCTGTGCTGGCAGTCCAAGAACGGCGCCTTCGCCCTCGCCGACGGAGGGCTGCTCGGCCAGGGTCCCGGCGCCAGCCGCGAGAAGTGGGGCTGGCTGCCCGAGCAACACAACGACTTCATCTTCGCGATCATCGGGGAGGAGCTCGGCCTGGTCGGTACGCTGACCATCCTGCTGCTCATCGGGCTCATCACCTACGCCTGTTACCGGGTGATCCTGCAGACCGACGACCGGTTCGTCCGCATCGCCACGGCCGGCGTGATGGGATGGATCGTCGTCCAGTCGGTGGTCAACATCGGCGCCGTGCTCGGCCTGCTTCCGGTCATCGGCGTGCCGCTGCCGCTCGTCTCCGCCGGGGGGTCCGCGTTGATCACCACGCTGCTGGGCCTCGGGATGGTCATCTCGTTCGCCCGCAGCGAGCCGGCCTGCGCCCGCGCCCTCGCCGGCCGGCCCCGCGTCCTGGCCCGGTCCCTGTCGGTCATGTCCCCGCTACGGAAGCGCACTCGATGA
- a CDS encoding UDP-N-acetylmuramoyl-L-alanine--D-glutamate ligase, translating into MEPVGAAPDPAYEPRPGLTCREADWSGLRVLVAGLGVSGFAAADALLDRGASVIVVDGASTGEQLTQRAEILRMLDADVRLGPEHVAALPTDAPVELVVTSPGWRPDQPLLAAAAAAGIPIWGEVELAWRMRPREGAAPWLAITGTNGKTTTVRMVAAILAAAGLRAVAAGNVGTPIMEVVLDPTPYDVIAVELSSFQLHWQRSLAPLASVCLNLAPDHVDWHGSVEAYAADKARVYAHTKVACVYNVQDPATEQMVRDAEVQDGCRAIGFTLGVPAVSMVGLVDDVLADRAYVAERQTSAAELGTLADLRRGATDPAPHYVANALAAAALARAVGVPPAAVRDGLRGFRPDAHRIAEVATQDGITWVDDSKATNPHAAAASLAAYPSVVWIAGGLLKGADVDDLVRDRADRLRAVVLIGRDRSQIAAALARHAPQVPVVDVAATDTGAMDLVVARAAEFAQAGDVVLLAPAAASMDMFPHYGARGDAFAGAVRHHLGLAD; encoded by the coding sequence ATCGAACCGGTTGGTGCCGCGCCCGACCCGGCGTACGAACCCCGTCCCGGCCTGACCTGCCGCGAGGCGGACTGGTCCGGCCTGCGCGTCCTCGTCGCCGGCCTCGGCGTGTCCGGCTTCGCGGCCGCCGACGCCCTCCTGGACCGCGGCGCGTCCGTGATCGTCGTGGACGGCGCCAGCACGGGGGAGCAGCTGACCCAGCGCGCCGAGATCCTGCGGATGCTCGACGCCGATGTCCGGTTGGGTCCCGAGCACGTGGCGGCGCTGCCGACCGACGCCCCCGTCGAGCTCGTCGTGACCTCGCCGGGCTGGCGCCCCGACCAGCCGTTGCTCGCCGCCGCGGCGGCCGCGGGGATCCCGATCTGGGGTGAGGTCGAGCTGGCCTGGCGAATGCGCCCGCGGGAGGGCGCGGCGCCGTGGCTGGCGATCACCGGCACGAACGGCAAGACGACCACGGTGCGCATGGTCGCCGCGATCCTCGCGGCCGCCGGGTTGCGCGCGGTCGCCGCGGGCAACGTCGGCACGCCGATCATGGAGGTCGTCCTCGACCCCACGCCGTACGACGTGATCGCCGTCGAACTGTCGAGCTTCCAACTGCACTGGCAGCGCTCGCTGGCCCCGCTGGCCTCGGTCTGCCTCAACCTCGCGCCCGATCACGTGGACTGGCACGGGTCGGTCGAGGCCTACGCGGCGGACAAGGCCCGCGTCTATGCCCACACCAAGGTCGCCTGCGTCTACAACGTCCAGGATCCCGCCACCGAGCAGATGGTGCGCGACGCCGAGGTGCAGGACGGCTGCCGCGCGATCGGCTTCACCCTCGGGGTGCCGGCGGTCAGCATGGTGGGCCTGGTCGACGACGTGCTCGCGGACCGGGCGTACGTCGCGGAACGCCAGACGTCGGCCGCCGAGCTGGGCACCCTGGCGGATCTGCGCCGCGGCGCCACGGACCCCGCACCGCATTACGTCGCCAACGCCCTCGCCGCCGCCGCGCTCGCCCGCGCCGTGGGCGTCCCCCCGGCCGCGGTGCGCGACGGGCTGCGCGGCTTCCGCCCCGACGCCCACCGCATCGCCGAGGTGGCCACCCAGGACGGGATCACCTGGGTCGACGACAGCAAGGCCACCAACCCGCACGCGGCGGCCGCCTCGCTCGCGGCCTATCCCTCCGTCGTGTGGATCGCCGGCGGCCTGCTCAAGGGGGCCGACGTGGACGACCTCGTCCGGGACCGGGCCGATCGGCTGCGCGCGGTCGTCCTGATCGGCCGTGACCGTTCACAGATCGCCGCCGCGCTCGCTCGACACGCGCCGCAGGTCCCCGTGGTCGACGTCGCGGCGACGGACACTGGTGCCATGGACCTCGTCGTCGCGAGGGCGGCCGAGTTCGCCCAGGCCGGCGACGTGGTGCTGCTGGCGCCGGCCGCCGCGTCGATGGACATGTTCCCCCACTACGGGGCCCGGGGGGACGCCTTCGCGGGCGCCGTCCGCCACCACCTCGGTCTGGCGGACTGA
- a CDS encoding phospho-N-acetylmuramoyl-pentapeptide-transferase produces MRSVVAAAALSLFLALLGTPLYIKFLVKRGYGQFIRDDGPTTHKTKRGTPTMGGVVIIGATIVGYFGSHLLTMTKPDGTVSLGLTPSSLLVLGLMTGLGFVGWLDDFIKISKQRSLGLRSAQKLFGQLLVGSAFAVAAVTLTNARGTPLASTKISFVRDIGWLDLFAAGSVVGLILVVLWMNLIVAGTSNGVNLTDGLDGLATGASSMVFGSYVLIGIWQSNQACYPVATSQHCYDTPYPYDLAILAAAVAGACFGFLWWNASPAKIFMGDTGSLALGGALAGLAIMTRTELLVILLGGLFVIITLSVIIQVASFKMTGKRVFRMAPLQHHFELKGWNEVTIVIRFWIIAGVCAALALGLFYAEWVAGGTI; encoded by the coding sequence ATGAGGTCCGTCGTCGCGGCCGCGGCGCTGTCGCTGTTCCTGGCGTTGCTGGGAACTCCGCTCTACATCAAGTTCCTCGTCAAGCGCGGCTACGGACAGTTCATCCGGGACGACGGACCGACCACGCATAAGACCAAGCGGGGAACCCCGACCATGGGCGGCGTCGTCATCATCGGCGCCACGATCGTCGGATACTTCGGCTCGCACCTGCTGACGATGACCAAGCCGGACGGGACCGTGAGCCTCGGCCTGACGCCGAGCAGCCTGCTCGTGCTCGGCCTCATGACCGGCCTTGGCTTCGTGGGCTGGCTCGACGACTTCATCAAGATCAGCAAGCAGCGCAGCCTCGGCCTGCGCTCGGCGCAGAAGCTGTTCGGCCAGCTCCTCGTCGGCAGCGCCTTCGCCGTCGCCGCCGTCACCCTGACCAACGCGCGGGGCACGCCACTGGCCTCGACGAAGATCAGCTTCGTCCGCGACATCGGCTGGCTGGACCTGTTCGCCGCCGGGTCGGTCGTCGGGCTGATCCTCGTCGTGCTGTGGATGAACCTCATCGTGGCCGGCACCTCCAACGGGGTGAACCTCACCGACGGCCTCGACGGGCTGGCCACCGGGGCGTCCAGCATGGTCTTCGGCAGCTACGTCCTGATCGGGATCTGGCAGTCCAACCAGGCCTGCTATCCCGTGGCGACCTCGCAGCACTGCTACGACACGCCGTACCCCTACGACCTGGCCATCCTCGCCGCGGCCGTGGCCGGGGCGTGCTTCGGCTTCCTGTGGTGGAACGCCTCGCCGGCCAAGATCTTCATGGGCGACACGGGCTCGCTGGCCCTGGGCGGGGCGCTCGCCGGGCTGGCCATCATGACCCGCACCGAGCTGCTCGTGATCCTGCTCGGCGGCCTGTTCGTCATCATCACGCTGTCGGTCATCATCCAGGTCGCCAGCTTCAAGATGACCGGCAAACGGGTCTTCCGCATGGCCCCCCTGCAGCACCACTTCGAGCTCAAGGGCTGGAACGAGGTCACCATCGTCATCCGGTTCTGGATCATCGCCGGCGTCTGTGCCGCCCTGGCGCTCGGCCTCTTCTACGCCGAGTGGGTGGCCGGAGGCACGATTTGA
- a CDS encoding UDP-N-acetylmuramoyl-tripeptide--D-alanyl-D-alanine ligase — MIRLELGRVAQITGGRLMPPDAGGLVIDGPVVTDSREAAAGSLYVARIGEHADGHAYTGDAVRRGAVAALVTAPVDAAPYVLVPDVQQAFAALATAVIEDIDGLLVVGVTGSSGKTSTKDLMAAVLAEHAPTVANVGSLNSEVGVPLTVCRATAHTRHLVLEMGARGIGHIRYLTDMTHPRVGVVLNVGTAHVGEFGSREAIAAAKGELVEALPADGLAVLNADDPLVAAMANRTAARVVRTGRRSPQADIGGVDVRMGADGCAAFTLLTPEGSAPVQLVVLGEHMVDNALAVAAVAREAGMSVAAIAAALSRAHLASRWRLERHDRPDGVTVLNDAYNANPDSLAAALRTLVAMGSGRRTWAVVGEMLELGAGSAAAHRECGALAASLGVDRVLAVGAGAGPVAEGAGGRGATTPDVDTAYDLLRDELAPGDVVLLKSSNASGLRHLGDRLVTSEVGA; from the coding sequence ATGATTCGGCTGGAGCTGGGGCGGGTCGCGCAGATCACCGGGGGGCGGCTGATGCCGCCGGACGCGGGCGGCCTGGTGATCGATGGCCCCGTGGTCACCGACAGCCGGGAGGCCGCGGCCGGGTCGCTGTACGTCGCCCGCATCGGCGAGCACGCCGACGGCCACGCCTACACCGGCGACGCGGTCCGTCGGGGAGCCGTGGCGGCCCTGGTCACGGCGCCGGTCGACGCGGCGCCGTACGTGCTCGTCCCCGACGTCCAGCAGGCGTTCGCCGCGCTGGCCACGGCCGTCATCGAGGACATCGACGGGCTGCTCGTGGTCGGCGTCACCGGCTCCTCCGGGAAGACGTCGACCAAGGACCTCATGGCCGCCGTGCTCGCCGAGCACGCCCCCACCGTCGCCAACGTCGGCTCCCTCAACAGCGAGGTCGGGGTGCCGCTCACGGTGTGCCGGGCCACCGCCCACACCCGGCACCTGGTCCTGGAGATGGGCGCGCGCGGGATCGGCCACATCCGCTATCTCACCGACATGACCCACCCCCGGGTGGGCGTCGTGCTCAACGTGGGCACGGCCCACGTCGGCGAGTTCGGCAGCCGGGAGGCCATCGCCGCCGCCAAGGGCGAGCTGGTCGAGGCGCTGCCCGCCGACGGTCTCGCCGTGCTCAACGCCGACGACCCGCTGGTCGCGGCGATGGCGAACCGTACGGCGGCGCGGGTCGTCCGCACCGGCCGCCGCAGCCCGCAGGCCGACATCGGGGGCGTCGACGTGCGGATGGGTGCCGACGGATGCGCCGCGTTCACCCTCCTCACGCCCGAGGGGTCGGCCCCCGTCCAGCTCGTGGTCCTCGGGGAGCACATGGTCGACAACGCCCTGGCGGTGGCCGCGGTGGCCCGCGAGGCGGGCATGTCGGTGGCCGCCATCGCGGCGGCCCTGTCGCGCGCCCACCTGGCCAGCCGCTGGCGCCTGGAGCGGCACGACCGGCCCGACGGGGTGACCGTGCTCAACGACGCCTACAACGCCAACCCCGACTCGCTGGCCGCCGCGCTGCGCACGCTGGTCGCGATGGGGTCGGGCCGCCGCACCTGGGCGGTCGTCGGCGAGATGCTCGAGCTCGGCGCCGGATCCGCCGCCGCGCACCGCGAGTGCGGGGCGCTTGCCGCATCGCTCGGGGTGGATCGCGTCCTCGCGGTCGGCGCGGGGGCCGGACCGGTGGCCGAGGGTGCCGGCGGGCGCGGCGCGACGACGCCGGACGTCGACACGGCGTACGACCTGCTGCGCGACGAACTCGCGCCCGGCGACGTGGTCCTGCTGAAGTCGAGCAACGCGAGCGGCCTGCGGCATCTCGGGGACCGCCTGGTGACATCGGAGGTCGGAGCATGA
- a CDS encoding UDP-N-acetylmuramoyl-L-alanyl-D-glutamate--2,6-diaminopimelate ligase, with translation MRTTPRPARAPHASARDIAEVAGGQLAFVDGPAGPAGPDAAEAADADVTLSGVTLDSRLVVPGDLYAALPGSNAHGASFGTGAAAAGAAAVLTDPAGADLLRAAGVRLPRIVVPDPRGVLGAVSAALYGRPADDMVLVGITGTNGKTTTAYILEAALRALGRRTGLIGTIEIRIADEAIPAVRTTPESCDLHGLFAAMRERDVTACVMEVSSHALALHRVDGVRYDVAVFTNMSQDHLDFHGTMADYYAAKASLFTPQRAVRGVVCVDDAWGARLAQEATIPVTTLATRSGADADWTLSTPDSGGVGGEFDLVEAATGRRLRLRAALPGDYNRANTAMAALVLLARDVPADDVERAVAAGATVPGRMERVDLGADAPTVYVDFAHTPEAIRATLAALRPTVGGGRLIAVVGAGGNRDRGKRPLMGEAAARGADVVVVTDDNPRDEDPASIRADIASGARAAGGADAQVFDVDRRAEGIATALRAAAPGDVVAVLGRGHETRQEVMGSYRPFDDRQAVRTAWAEVRGS, from the coding sequence GTGCGCACCACCCCCCGCCCGGCGCGGGCGCCCCATGCCTCCGCGCGCGATATCGCCGAGGTCGCGGGCGGTCAGCTCGCCTTCGTCGACGGCCCCGCCGGCCCCGCAGGGCCCGACGCGGCCGAAGCGGCCGACGCGGACGTCACCCTGAGCGGGGTGACCCTCGACAGCCGGCTGGTCGTCCCGGGAGACCTGTACGCCGCGCTGCCCGGCAGCAACGCGCACGGCGCCTCGTTCGGGACCGGTGCGGCGGCTGCGGGGGCCGCGGCGGTGCTCACCGATCCGGCCGGCGCCGACCTGCTCCGGGCCGCGGGCGTCCGGCTCCCGCGGATCGTGGTGCCCGACCCTCGCGGGGTCCTCGGCGCCGTCTCCGCCGCGCTCTACGGTCGCCCCGCGGATGACATGGTGCTCGTCGGGATCACCGGGACCAACGGCAAGACGACCACGGCGTACATCCTGGAGGCCGCGCTGCGCGCCCTCGGTCGGCGCACGGGCCTGATCGGCACCATCGAGATCCGGATCGCGGACGAGGCCATCCCGGCCGTGCGGACGACGCCGGAGTCCTGCGATCTGCACGGGCTGTTCGCCGCCATGCGGGAACGCGACGTGACCGCGTGCGTGATGGAGGTCAGCAGCCACGCGCTGGCGCTGCACCGGGTGGACGGGGTGCGCTACGACGTCGCGGTGTTCACGAACATGAGCCAGGACCATCTGGACTTCCACGGCACCATGGCGGACTACTACGCGGCCAAGGCCAGCCTGTTCACGCCGCAACGCGCGGTGCGCGGCGTGGTGTGCGTCGACGACGCGTGGGGCGCGCGGCTGGCGCAGGAGGCGACGATCCCGGTGACGACCCTGGCCACCCGCTCCGGGGCCGACGCGGACTGGACGCTGAGCACTCCTGATTCGGGCGGGGTCGGCGGCGAGTTCGACCTCGTGGAGGCCGCCACGGGCCGACGCCTGCGGCTGCGCGCGGCCCTCCCCGGGGACTACAACCGCGCCAACACGGCGATGGCCGCCCTCGTGCTGCTGGCCCGCGACGTGCCGGCGGACGACGTCGAGCGCGCGGTGGCCGCCGGGGCCACGGTGCCCGGGCGGATGGAGCGGGTCGACCTGGGCGCCGACGCCCCGACGGTGTACGTCGACTTCGCCCACACGCCCGAAGCGATCCGGGCCACCCTCGCGGCGCTGCGGCCGACCGTCGGCGGCGGGCGCCTGATCGCGGTCGTCGGGGCCGGCGGCAACCGGGATCGCGGCAAGCGGCCCCTGATGGGCGAGGCGGCCGCTCGTGGTGCGGACGTGGTCGTCGTGACGGATGACAATCCGCGAGACGAGGATCCGGCCTCGATCCGCGCCGACATAGCCTCGGGGGCGCGCGCGGCCGGCGGGGCGGACGCGCAGGTGTTCGATGTCGACCGCCGGGCGGAGGGCATCGCGACCGCCCTGCGAGCGGCGGCGCCGGGGGACGTCGTCGCGGTGTTGGGTCGCGGCCACGAGACGAGGCAGGAGGTCATGGGCAGCTATCGGCCCTTTGACGACCGGCAGGCGGTTCGGACGGCGTGGGCAGAGGTGAGGGGTTCATGA
- a CDS encoding penicillin-binding protein 2, giving the protein MPHRPRLANGRRRLANGRRRARALFVATLFIFSIFAAQLVRLQAVEASAIAESARDQRMGGKPAILPAVRGQFTDASGVALAENVDRYTVLACPKEVAKWLKDGTEVGVDGAARELAPVLGMAEGDLKAKLTPKDSKDCYRELKKGLEPMTWRRVSELRVNGLWGEATQERTYPGGAASAPLVGWVGVNGQAKEGEGGGGLELVHNEALTGKPGQITAEYSVTGQVIPMADREVIKAVPGTGVRLTIDNDLQWYAYNAIAAKVAEQKARWGEIVVLDKQGRIKAAAQYPAFDPKNIGSKDITGALPFQATFEPGSTAKVMSIGASLDQGVTEPEAQYTVPNVLQRPGFVNGISDMHGHATLSLTATGILALSSNIGTTLIAEKLSEQTLYDYQKKFGLGSTSATDFPGESPGLFFTPDKMSGSQRYTVMYGQGLAVTAVQAAGVFQTVANGGVRVPATLIAGTTDADGTFHPAKLPESTRVLKEETSKTLLKMMENVTSEGGTAVGAVIPGYRVAGKTGTADIAENGGYAGKNTLSFIGIAPADDPQLICAVILQAPESNSSAIVAPPFKSVMTYALQKFKIPPTGSALTPFPNYWGAQADRNRTR; this is encoded by the coding sequence GTGCCCCACCGGCCCCGGCTGGCCAACGGCCGGCGCCGGCTGGCCAACGGCCGGCGCCGGGCCCGGGCGCTCTTCGTGGCGACGCTGTTCATCTTCAGCATCTTCGCGGCCCAGCTCGTCCGCCTGCAGGCCGTCGAGGCCAGCGCCATCGCCGAGAGCGCCCGCGACCAGCGGATGGGCGGCAAGCCCGCCATCCTGCCGGCGGTTCGGGGGCAGTTCACCGACGCCTCCGGCGTGGCGCTGGCCGAGAACGTCGACCGTTACACGGTGCTGGCCTGCCCGAAAGAGGTGGCCAAGTGGCTGAAGGACGGCACCGAGGTCGGCGTCGACGGGGCCGCCCGCGAGCTGGCGCCCGTGCTCGGCATGGCCGAGGGCGACCTCAAGGCGAAGCTCACGCCCAAGGACAGTAAGGACTGCTACCGCGAGCTGAAGAAGGGCCTGGAGCCGATGACCTGGCGGCGGGTCAGCGAGCTGCGCGTCAACGGGCTCTGGGGTGAGGCGACGCAGGAGCGGACCTACCCCGGCGGCGCGGCCTCCGCGCCCCTGGTCGGCTGGGTCGGCGTCAACGGGCAGGCGAAGGAGGGCGAGGGCGGCGGCGGGCTGGAACTCGTCCACAACGAGGCCCTGACCGGCAAGCCCGGCCAGATCACCGCGGAGTACTCCGTCACGGGCCAGGTCATCCCGATGGCGGACCGGGAGGTCATCAAGGCGGTGCCCGGCACCGGCGTACGACTCACGATCGACAACGACCTGCAGTGGTATGCCTACAACGCCATCGCCGCCAAGGTGGCCGAGCAGAAGGCCCGCTGGGGCGAGATCGTCGTCCTCGACAAGCAGGGCCGGATCAAGGCGGCCGCGCAATACCCCGCGTTCGACCCCAAGAACATCGGCAGCAAGGACATCACCGGGGCGCTGCCCTTCCAGGCCACCTTCGAGCCCGGCTCGACGGCGAAGGTCATGTCGATCGGCGCCAGCCTCGACCAGGGCGTGACGGAGCCGGAGGCGCAGTACACCGTGCCGAACGTGCTGCAACGCCCCGGCTTCGTCAACGGCATCAGCGACATGCACGGGCACGCGACGCTGTCCCTCACCGCGACCGGCATCCTGGCGCTGTCCAGCAACATCGGCACCACCCTGATCGCGGAGAAGCTCTCGGAGCAGACGCTGTACGACTACCAGAAGAAGTTCGGCCTGGGCTCGACCTCGGCCACCGACTTCCCCGGGGAGTCCCCGGGCCTCTTCTTCACACCGGACAAGATGAGCGGCAGCCAGCGCTACACCGTCATGTACGGCCAGGGCCTCGCCGTGACCGCCGTCCAGGCCGCCGGTGTCTTCCAGACCGTGGCGAACGGCGGCGTGCGCGTGCCGGCCACCCTCATCGCGGGGACCACGGACGCCGACGGCACCTTCCACCCGGCGAAGCTCCCCGAGAGCACCCGGGTGCTCAAGGAGGAGACGAGCAAGACCCTGCTGAAGATGATGGAGAACGTCACCAGCGAAGGCGGTACGGCGGTCGGGGCGGTGATCCCGGGCTACCGGGTGGCCGGCAAGACCGGCACCGCCGACATCGCCGAGAACGGCGGGTACGCGGGCAAGAACACCCTGTCGTTCATCGGCATCGCCCCCGCCGACGACCCCCAGCTCATCTGCGCGGTGATCCTGCAGGCCCCGGAGAGCAACAGCAGCGCGATCGTCGCCCCGCCGTTCAAGTCCGTCATGACCTATGCGTTGCAGAAGTTCAAGATTCCCCCCACCGGAAGCGCCCTCACCCCGTTCCCGAACTACTGGGGAGCCCAAGCTGACCGCAACCGGACGCGATAG
- the rsmH gene encoding 16S rRNA (cytosine(1402)-N(4))-methyltransferase RsmH — MSTSAIERHVPVLRDRIVALLAPALAQPEAVCVDGTLGLGGHAQAILQACPQARVIGIDRDTQALDLARERLASYGDRFVGAHARYDEIGEVLADHGLASAQAVLLDLGVSSLQLDELDRGFAYRVDAPLDMRMDPDLPTTAADVLNTYPPAELARILAAYGEERFARKIAAAVAAERDRAPFSSSGRLVELLQRVVPAASRRTGGHPAKRTFQALRIEVNGELDSLAAALPRVIEVCALDGRVAVLSYHSGEDRMVKRVFAAGTTSSAPPGMPVELPEQAPYLENLTRGAETPDEAEVARNSRAASAKLRAVRRIASTPPRPAHAPPGPPARPARSSRTATATGTTRTTGKGQRR; from the coding sequence GTGAGCACGTCCGCCATCGAACGGCACGTGCCGGTCCTGCGCGACCGCATCGTGGCCCTTCTCGCTCCTGCGCTGGCCCAACCCGAAGCCGTCTGCGTCGACGGCACCCTCGGCCTGGGCGGGCACGCGCAGGCGATCCTGCAGGCCTGCCCGCAGGCTCGGGTCATCGGCATCGACCGGGACACCCAGGCGCTGGACCTGGCCCGGGAGCGGCTCGCGTCGTACGGCGACCGGTTCGTCGGGGCGCACGCGCGGTACGACGAGATCGGCGAGGTCCTCGCCGACCACGGCCTGGCGAGCGCCCAGGCGGTGCTGCTCGACCTCGGGGTGTCGTCCCTCCAACTGGACGAGCTCGACCGCGGATTCGCCTACCGCGTCGACGCGCCGCTCGACATGCGGATGGACCCCGACCTGCCGACCACCGCCGCGGACGTGCTCAACACCTACCCGCCGGCGGAGCTGGCGCGGATCCTGGCCGCGTACGGCGAGGAGCGCTTCGCCCGCAAGATCGCGGCGGCCGTCGCGGCGGAGCGGGACCGGGCGCCGTTCTCTTCCTCGGGGCGGTTGGTCGAGCTCCTGCAGCGCGTGGTTCCCGCGGCCTCCCGGCGTACCGGCGGGCATCCCGCCAAACGCACGTTCCAGGCCCTGCGCATCGAGGTGAACGGCGAACTGGACTCCCTCGCGGCCGCGTTGCCGCGCGTCATCGAGGTTTGCGCGCTCGACGGGCGTGTCGCAGTCCTGTCCTACCACTCCGGTGAGGACAGGATGGTCAAGAGGGTTTTCGCGGCGGGAACGACCAGCTCCGCACCGCCGGGGATGCCGGTCGAACTGCCCGAGCAGGCGCCGTACCTGGAGAACCTCACGCGGGGGGCCGAGACCCCCGACGAGGCGGAGGTCGCACGCAACTCTCGGGCCGCCTCGGCCAAGCTCCGGGCCGTACGCCGCATCGCGTCGACGCCGCCGCGGCCCGCGCACGCACCACCAGGCCCACCCGCACGACCCGCCAGATCCAGCAGAACCGCCACAGCGACCGGAACCACCCGAACCACCGGAAAGGGGCAGCGCCGATGA
- the mraZ gene encoding division/cell wall cluster transcriptional repressor MraZ: protein MFLGTHTPRLDEKGRLILPAKFRDRLAAGLVVTRGQERCLYVFPMDEFVRYAEGLRAAPVTNKAVRDYTRVLLSGASDEIPDKQGRVTIPANLREYAGLGREVTVIGQGSHVEVWDTPSWEAYLAGTEQAFADQSEEVIPGLL from the coding sequence ATGTTCCTCGGCACGCACACCCCGCGCCTGGACGAGAAGGGCCGGCTGATCCTGCCCGCCAAGTTCCGCGACCGGCTCGCCGCCGGCCTCGTGGTGACCCGCGGTCAGGAGCGCTGTCTCTACGTCTTCCCGATGGATGAGTTCGTGCGGTACGCCGAGGGCCTGCGGGCCGCCCCGGTGACGAACAAGGCCGTCCGGGACTACACGCGCGTCCTGCTCTCCGGGGCCTCCGACGAGATCCCCGACAAGCAGGGTCGCGTCACCATTCCCGCGAACCTGCGGGAGTACGCCGGCCTCGGTCGCGAGGTCACCGTCATCGGCCAGGGCAGCCACGTCGAGGTGTGGGACACCCCCTCCTGGGAGGCCTACCTGGCCGGCACCGAGCAGGCCTTCGCGGACCAGTCCGAGGAGGTGATCCCCGGCCTGCTCTGA